The sequence TTACCTTGTTTTTAATGCTGTCGACGATCTTGTCTTTAAAGCCAACCAGGTTGTCAATTTCGGCAGCAGCCGTTTCTTTGATCGAGTCGCCCAGGTTTTTTAACGATTCGCTCAGCTTGTCGCGGGTCTCGGTACCTTTATCCGGCGCGAATAATATGCCTAACGCTGCCCCTGCTGCCAAACCGGCCAGCAATGCAACAACTACCTTTGTGTTATCATTCATAGTATTATAATTTTTAAGTTGAACAATTGTTTTTAATTGGGTTTAATTTTTATCAAATATGGCATTTTGCCTGTTTTGTTAACGTTAAGCCTACCGTCAAAGTATGGTCAATTTATAAATTGGTGTGATATTTTAGTTAAATATCAGGGCCTGTTTTTATCCGTTCCAGCCTGTCGGCCGCCATGCGGTTGGTTTCGTAGATCTCTACCAGCAGCAGAAAGTACGATAATAGTACCGGGCCAAAAACCAGCCCCAATATACCAAAAAGCGGGATACCGATGAATACCCCAATGATAGAAATTATAGGATGCGTGTTGGCTACCCGCTTATTAATGATCATGCGCAGCACATTATCTACGTTACCGATAAATATCAGCCCGTAAACCAGCAGTAAAACCCCCTTTAGCGAATGCCCGTTTATCATCAGGATAATAGCCGCGGGGATGCACAGCGTAGGCGCGCCTACCACCGGTAAAAATGAGATAAAAGCGCCCACTACGCCCCAAAAAACCGGATCGGGGATACCGAACACCAGGAAGCCGTTGGCCAGCAGTACGCCCTGCACAATGGATATGATACCCTGGCCCAAAACGTTGGAATAGGTAGCATCGCGCAGGGCTACAGCAAACTTCATGGCATGCTGCTCGCGGAAAGGAGCGTAGCGTAGCAGCCCGGCCTCAAACTCGCGCATCTGCACAAACATAAAGTACAGCAAAAAGTACATTACCAGCAGCGTGATCAATATACTCACCGCGCTGCTTAATATCGATGGGAACAGATCGGTAGCCAGCGAACCGACTCTTAGCATAATGCTGTCGGCCAGATGCGGCTGCTTAAAGTTCGATCCGGCAAATTTATCCAGCTTACCCAGCCATTCCTCTATCGGGAAGGTATTGCGGTTGAGGGTAGAGATCTTATCGATCATCATAAAGCTGAGGGTAAGAAAAGGGATCACCACCAAAATGACCGATATTAATATGATGATAACCGCCACAAGCGATTTATTCCATTTCTTCCCCTCTACCAAATACAGGTAAAATGGCCTGAAGATGGTATACAGCACTATAGCGCCCAGTATAGAGCTAAACAGATCGCTAAGAGCGTAAAACAGCAAACACCCCAGCAAGATGATGGCGATCAGGGTAATGTTATTACGCTGTTTATAGTTAAAAATGGACATGAATGGGTTGAGTATAATTTTGTTTCTGACAGGTAAACAAAGAAGTGGTGAAAAAGTTGTAGGTTGGAAGTGGCGAAATTGCATTGACGCGATTACTCACCCCGACGACGCTTCGCTGGTCGGCCCTCTCTCCGCTGCGCTGAAAGAGGGCCGAAGTTGTAGTGAAGATTGCATGTCCCCTCTTTCCGCGCAGCGGAGAGAGGGTGGTCGAGCGAAGCAACGACCGGGTGAGTTATCGCTACCCCTTTACTTTACCTCATCCAAAAACTTATTGATATTCTTACAGCCATCGCTGATAGAATCCATGTAGTATTGCCAGTCCGGAGGTGGGTCGGTCAGTTCAAAACGGAGTTGCTCCAGGCACAGGATCATCCCCGAAAGCTGGTTGCGGATATCGTGCCGCAGTTGGTAAAGTACCTCGGCGTCAATGGTTTTCTTTTCTTCTCCCTCCATCACAAAATTACTTGCCCAAATTAATGGCCTTCATTTTATTGTATAATGTTTTGCGGTCTATCTGTAAAATCTCGGCGGCCTTGGTTTTATTAAAATTCACCTCGCGCAGTACTTTTAATATGGTATCGTATTCGGCTTCCAGCGCGGCGTTTTTCAGGTCGTGCTTTGGCTCTTTGGCAGTGGCAGGGGTTGGTTCGGCATGGCTTACCGGGGCCGGTTCGGCAGCAGCCGGCATCATATATTTGGTGTTGATGGATATTTCCAGCGGCAGGGCTTTCATCTGCACCTCGTCGCCCTCGGTTAATAAGGCTGCACGGCGTACCACGTTCTTTAACTCGCGGATATTGCCCGGCCAGCGGTAATTCATGAAACACTCTATCACATCAGGGGCAAAACTGCTTACGTTGCGGCCCAGTTCCTGGTTGGCCATCTTTAAAAAGTGGTCAGCCAGCAGCATAATATCGCTGCCACGTTCGCGCAGGGCAGGCATGTAGATACCAAACTCGTTAAAGCGGTGGAAAAGGTCTTCGCGGAAGCGGCCTTTTTGGATAGCGTCCTGCAGGTTTTCGTTAGTTGCCACTATAATGCGCACATCCAGGTCTATCTCTTTAGTGCTGCCAATGCGCTTTACCTTGCGCTCCTGCACGGTGCGCAGCAGGGCGGCCTGTATATCGTAAGACAGGTTTCCCACTTCATCTAAAAACAGCGTGCCGCCGTTGGCCATTTCAAAGTGGCCTATTTTGGTATATAACGCACCGGTGAACGAGCCTTTTTCGTGCCCGAAGAACTCACTTTGGGCCAGTTCCTTGGTCAGCGAGCCGCAATCCATAGCGATGAATGGCTGCGCGTGGCGCGGGCTGTTAAGGTGGATACTTTTCGCTACCGATTCCTTGCCTGTTCCGCTTTCGCCGATAATGATCACACTGTAATTGGTTGGCGCCACCAGTTCTATCTGGCGTAGTAGTTCTTTCGATGCCTTTGCGTTGCCCAGTACAAACTCCGACGATAGTACTTGTTTCTTATCGCTTTTGCTGGGTTTGGTAGTGGTGGCCGCGGCCACGGGTTCCTCTTCCAGCAGGGCGTGGCGGGTTTCGATAGCTTTGGTAATGGTATTTAATATCTCATCGGGGTACAGCGGCTTGGTGATATAATCATAAGCCCCCATCTTGATCAGTTCTACCGCCATCTTAATATCAGAATACCCGGTGATGATGATCACCCCTGTTTTAGGGTAGCTGGTTTTGATATTGATCAGCATCTGGCGGCCATCCGTATCCTCCAGCCTGAAATCGCAAAGCACCAGGTCGTACTCGGCGTTTTTCAGATGCTCCATGGCGTTGGCGCCGTTATTGGCGGTGGTAACGTCAAAATTGTTGCGCGTTAAAAATTTGGATAATAATAGCCCAACGTTAACTTCATCATCAACAATGAGTATTTTTTTCATATTATCGGGAATGTAGGTATATGTATCAACGGTCAAGGTAATACAAATTTGGGAAATAATTTTATTCATTTCACACAAGAGCGAAAAATGTATCACCCTCGAGGCATTTTTTAACGCTATTTTTGCAGATATCCCTTTGCAACCGCTTTTAATGACGTTTATAAGCTATATCCCATGCCCTGCGCTGCAGCCATACGTTGCGTCCTTTGCTATTTCCGGGCAGGCGGACGGTGCGGTTTATAAGATATTGCCAGGCACCGGTTTGGTCATCGGGTTTCAGTACCGGGGCAGTTTGGCTTACCTGGAAGATGAAACAACGATACCTTTGGATACAGCGGGCATTACCGGATTGAACGATACTTACCGGGTGTTTAAAAGTTCGGCCAATATTGGTTCGGTGCTGGTGTTTTTCAGGGATGGCGGGGCGGCGCCATTTTTTAAAGATCCCTTGCACGAATTGTTTAAAGAGAGTATTTCGCTCGATAATTTCATGCTCCGGTCGGAACTACTGATACTGGAAGAACGCCTTTGCACGGCCAGGACCGATGGCGATAAGATAAAAGTGGTTGAGCAATTCCTGCTGTCTAAAATGCGGCAGCTAAAGCCCGACACGCTGGTAGCCGCTGCCATCGGCCTCATTTGGCAAAGCAGGGGGAACATCCGCATGGCCTACCTGTCCGAACGGCTCCACATTAGCCAAAGCCCGTTTGAAAAACGCTTTAGAAAAGTGGTTGGCGCATCGCCTAAAAAATTCGCATCGATAGTGCGGCTTAAAACCCTGATCGCCGACGCGGGCAGCGACCTGTCGTATACCGAAATAAGTTATAGCGCTGGTTTTTACGATCAATCGCACTTTATCAAAGAGTTTAAAAGCTTTACAGGTGAAACACCTGAAGCGTTTTTCGGGAAAGAAAAATAAACGATTTTTTACAATGATGGACTGCGTCAATTGGGCAGTTTTGCTTCAACAAAAACAAGTAATAACAACCATGAAAACCAATAACGAAACCCCGTTTACCGTAGAACAAATTAAGGCCGCCCACAGCAAAGTGAAAAGCGGCGCCGATTTCCCGGCTTATATACAGGAGCTAATAAAGCTGGGCGTTACCGGGTACCAGACTTTTGTAACCGATAGCCATACCCTTTATAAAGGTGCAAACGGCTATGAAACCGCGTCCGCTGCCCGGTACGAGCCGTTGATCATAGCCGATGCAAGCAATAAATCGGTATTTGTTGATCAACTGAAAAACCATCAGCGGGGCGGATCAGATTATTACACTTTTTGCCGACAATGCGCTGAAGCAGGGATTGAAAAGTGGGTAGTAGATATGGCCGCCATGACCTGCGTGTACTACGATAAGGCCGGGAATGAAATATTGAGCGAAGCGATCCCACAATAATTGGGCGTGTAAAAACAACAACGAGGCCGTCTCATAAGTCAATTATGAGGCGGTTTTTTCGTTGATGCCGATTTAGATGAGTTATTAGGAAAGCGGGACTGTATCAGCCTGCTTTCGATTTTTTTGAGTTGGTTCAGGTGTTTTTATCGGATAAAAAGCCTTTTTTATCAGGCTTTCCACTTTCTGAGGTTATGTGCGATGGATAATAACCCTATTTCGACCTCGGTTTTGGACATTCCCTTCAGCAGGAATCGCCTGAAGCCGTGATTATGCTTCAGGTTGGCGAACACCGGTTCGACATCTGCGGGCCGTCGCTTTCGGTATTTGATGCCCTGTTCGGTATTCAATCTTTCTTTCGCTATCTGCTTGTGTATTCTAAGGCTGTGGTTGATCTCCACCACGCGGTTACCGGCTGCTTGGTGACAAACGCCCCGCATGGGGCAGTTTTCACAATTCTGCGCCTGATAGCGGCTGATCAGTTGCACATAGCCGGATGTGGAGACCCGCTGCCCGGTGCCGATATGCTGCATGTGTTGTCCCATCGGACATACCAGGTAATCTTCCTGTTCATTATAGTGCAAACTGTCATTACCGAATGCTTTGATGCCTTTATTTTGTTCCTGGTCGAACGTGTTGTATTTGATATAAGCTTCAATGCCTTTTTGCTGTAATACGCCATAGTTCTCGTCCGAACCGTAGCCCGCATCGGCCACTACCGCTTTTGGAAGTGCATGATATAAAGTTTCGTATTGTTCGATGTGTGATGGAAGGGTCTGGTAATCGGTTGTGGTTTGGTGCAGGCTATAGTTCAAGATGAACTGCTCCTGGGTGGAGATCTGCAGATTGTATCCGGGTTTAAGCTGCCCGTTCAGCATAGGGTCTTCTTTCATCCGCATGAAGGTGGCACCCGGGTCGGTCTTCGAAAAGCTGTTGCGACCGCCTAACAGCTTTTCCTGCTCGTCATACCGGGCCAGGTTCTCCGGCCAGTGCTTTTTGGCATAGTTCAGCTTCTGCCTTACTTTCTTATCGACATCTTCCTTATCGTCCAGGGCGGCGTTGATCTTTGAGATCGTTTCTTTTACTTTTTCCGGGTTGATCTCGCTGTATTCCAGCGGTGCGGTGTCTTTAAGTTCTTCGGCAGCGATGGTTTGCGCATAACTCCACAGTTCATCCAATTGGGCTTTCATCTTCTCCTTGCTGTTCTTAATGCTTTTGCCCCATACAAAAGTGTACTTGTTCGCTACCGATTCGATCTTGGTACCATCGGTAAAAACAGCTTCTTTCAGCGAGACGATACCTTCCTGCTGTAATAACAATACGATCTGTGAGAAGATCTCCTTTAAAACACCCGACAGCTTCTCGCTCCGGAAACGGTTGATGGTATTGTGATCAGGCTTTTTCATGCCTAAAAGCCACATGAAATGTACATTCTGCGCGGCCTGGTCTTCCAACTTCCGTGAAGAATACGTGTTGGTCAGATAACCGTAGATCAGCAGCTTGAGCATCAGCCGCGGATGAAAGCTGGATGCCCCGCCGCCTTTATACTTGCGGTTAATCGGTTTAACATCTACCTGATCGACCACCTTCGATACAATACGTACCGGATGACCCTGCGGTACCAGTTCCTCCAGTTTATACGGTAAAAAGGTTAACTGGTCAGGATCATATTCCTTAAAGACTACTTTTCCTCCCATGCCTTTAAGTTACTGAAAATTACGCTCAAAAACAAAGAGGCTGCCTCGCTTTTGAGACAGCCTCTTTGTTAAATATGATGTAAGCTGAGATTAGCTTCTCATCAGCTCTTCACTCTTTTTGATCTTACGTTTCTCCACAGCTACCGCTACAAAAATACTTACTTCGTAAAGGATAAACAGTGGGATACTTACCACTGTCATGGTCAGCATATCGGGCGTTGGGGTAACTACCGCGGCTATGATCAGGATAACCACAATGGCATAGCGCCGGCTGGCCCGCATAAACTTAGGCGTCATGATGCCCAGGTTAGCTAAAATGTATATCAGGATAGGCAATTCAAAAACAAGGCCGGTGGCCAGTGTTAAGGTGGCAACCGATGACAGGTACGAATCGATATCGGGCAAATTAAGGATATCCGGACTAACTGTATAGCCCATTAAAAAGTGTACAGATATAGGTGTGATTACATAATACCCGAACATAACCCCCAAAAAGAACAGGAACGTGGCATAGAATACGAAACCGCTAGCAGCCTTACGCTCCTTCTCATGCAGTGCCGGCTTTACAAAGCGCCATATCTCCCACAACAGGTACGGGATACCCAAGGTGATACCTGCCAGCAACGAAGTATTGATCTGTAGGATGAACTGCCCGGCCATCTCGTTATTCATTAATTGTACCTTGATGGTGTTGAAACACATATCGCGGTGCAGCCAATGGCCCAGTTCGCACATTTTACGGGCCGTCCAAAAATCGTTTTTGCTGGGGGCCATTATAATACCCTGCCATAGCGTATCAAAATAACTGAACGCCAGGATGGTGAATACCAATATAGCTACAGAAGCACGGATCAAATGCCACCTTAAAGCCTCCAAATGGTCGAAGAACGACATTTCGGCTTCCAGGTTTTTTCCTTTATCCTTTATGGCATTTACAAGTTTATTTCCGGTATCGCTCATGTTAAACCTTTGTTTAGGGGTATTTTTAAATTATTAAAGGCTTAATTAGTCGGCGTACTCAAAAGTCTCCATAAACTTGGTGGTAAAGTTACCAGCACGGAAATTAGGATCCTGCAACAGCTTCAGGTGGAACGGAATGGTGGTTTTTACACCCTCGATCACAAATTCGCTCAGCGCGCGCGACATGGTGCTCAACGCTTCTTCGCGGGTTTGCGCTACGCAGATCACCTTGGCTATCATCGAATCGTAATTTGGCGGGATCACATAACCGCTGTACACATGCGTATCCACACGCACACCATGGCCACCCGGCGAGTGGAAATTGGTAATTTTACCTGGCGACGGACGGAAGTTGTTGAACGGATCCTCGGCATTGATACGGCATTCGATGGCGTGCATTTGTGGCTCGTAGTTTTTGCCCGAGATAGGGATACCGGCAGCAACCTTTATTTGTTCCTTAATTAAGTCAAAATTGATTACCTCTTCGGTTACGGGATGCTCTACCTGTATGCGGGTATTCATCTCCATAAAGTAGAAATTACGGTCTTTATCCACCAAAAACTCGATGGTACCGGCACCTTCGTATTTAACGGCTTTGGCGCCTTTAATAGCCGCCTCGCCCATTTTTTTACGCAGTTTTTCAGTCATGAAGGGGGATGGGGCCTCTTCCACCAGTTTCTGGTGACGGCGCTGGATAGAGCAGTCGCGCTCGCTTAGGTGGCAAACTTTGCCGTACTGGTCGCCCACTACCTGTATTTCAATATGGCGTGGGTCTACCACGTATTTTTCCAGGTACATGCCATCGTTAGCGAAGGCGGCGCCTGCTTCGGCACGGGCCGAATCCCAGGCGGGCTCAAACTCTTCATCCTTCCACACAATGCGCATACCGCGGCCACCACCACCGGCAGTAGCTTTAAGGATAACAGGGTAGCCGATCTTTTTAGAGATCTCTAAACCTTGCTTAACGCTCTCCAACAGACCTTCCGAACCCGGGATACAAGGTACACCGGCTTTTTTCATGGTTGCCTTAGCCGAAGCTTTGTCGCCCATGGCGTTGATCTGGTCGGCAGTGGCACCGATGAACTTGATATTGTATTCGGCGCAGATAGCCGAGAATTTGGCATTTTCAGATAAAAAGCCGTAGCCCGGGTGGATGGCGTCGGCATTGGTCAGCTCGGCGGCCGAGATGATGTTGGGGATATTCAGGTACGAATCGCGGCTGGCCGGCGGACCGATACATACGGCCTCATCGGCAAAACGCACGTGCAGGCTGTCGCGGTCGGCGGTTGAATATACAGCTACCGTTTTTATACCCATCTCCTTGCAGGTACGGATGATACGCAAGGCTATCTCACCACGATTAGCTATTAATATTTTTTTAAACATTTTTTTTAGTTGATTGGGTTGATTAAGTTGACTATGTTGAATGGGTTAAAAAAATGCAGGTAGATAACTACTCACTTAATCAACCGCTCACTTAATCAACTGACTAAACAGGTTCTACTAAAAACAAAGGCTGGTCGTATTCAACCGGCGAAGCGTTATCTACCAGCACTTTAACAATACGGCCCGATACTTCGGCTTCAATTTCGTTAAACAGCTTCATCGCCTCGATAATGCACAGTACGCTGCCAGTGCCTATCTCGTCGCCCACATTCACAAAGAATGGTTTCTCCGGGCTGGCCGAACGGTAGAAGGTACCGATCATTGGCGATTTGATAGTGATATATTTTGAGGTATCAGCCGCCGCTGGCGCTGTTGCCGGAGCCGCTGCTGCCGGTGCTTCCTCTGTTGCAGGGGCAGCTGCCGGTAAGCCGGCTGCTACTGGTTGTGCTTGTGGCACAGTTGCCGTAACAAAGGTTGGCGCCTGGTTGGTTTTAATAGTGATCTTAAAATTCTCCTGCTCAATAGCAACTTCATTTACGCCCGATTTTGAAACAAAGCGTATAAGGTCCTGTATTTGCTTAATATCCATAGTTTGTAAGTAATGGTTTTAGGAATAACAGTTTTTAGGTTTATCAAAATATGCAAATGTGCGTATGTGCAAATATGCAGATGTTTCTTTTTTAATATGCAAATATGCGTATGTGCAAATATGCAAATGTTATTTTAATGTGCAGATATGCTATGCGCAAATATGCTTTGTCAATAGTTTTCTTCAATATGCAAATGTGCGTATGTGCAAATGAAGCTGGCTGTAGTATAACAACCTATGGTTAATTATGTTCGGGGAATGTGAAAGGCATCATATGCACATTTGCATATCCGCACATTTGCACATTAAATTAATACGCCCACTTAAGGTAGATAGAACCCCAGGTAAAGCCGCCGCCAAAGGCAGCCAGTATAATGTTGTCGCCTTTTTTAAACTTGTCTTCCCACTCCCACAGGCACAGCGGTATGGTGCCGTTGGTGGTATTGCCATAACGTTCGATGTTTACGATCACCTTGTCTGATGTTACACCGGTGCGGTTAGCGGTAGCATCGATAATGCGCTTGTTGGCCTGGTGGGGTATCAGCCAGGCAATATCATCGGCAGTAAGGTTGTTCTTTTCCATTACCTCGGCAGCTACATCGGCCATATTGGTAACGGCAAACTTAAACACCGCCTGGCCTTCCTGGTAAGCAAAGTGTTCTTTAGCGTCGACAGTTTCGTGCGATGCGGGTTTTAACGAACCGCCTGCCTTTTGGTGCAGGAACTGACGGCCTGAGCCGTCGCTGCGTAAAATCGAATCGACAATGCCTAAACCTTCGGTATTGGGCTCAAGCAGGGCAGCGCCGCAGCCATCACCAAAAATAATACAGGTAGCACGGTCTTCGTAATTGATGATCGACGACATTTTATCACCGCCAACAACCAATACTTTAGTATGCTTACCACTCTCTATAAACTGCGCGCCGGTAGCCAGGCCAAATATAAAGCCCGAGCAGGCCGCCTGCAGATCGTACCCCCAGGCATTCTTCGCGCCAATTTTATCGGCTAAAATGTTTGCGGTAGCCGGGAATGGCATATCGGGGGTGGTAGTGCAAAATATGATCAGGTCGATCTCTTCGGCGCTGATGCCGCGTTTTTTTAATAGACCTTCAACAGCCGGAACGGCCATATCTGAAGTAGCAAGGCCCTCGCCTTTTTGTATACGACGTTCTTTTATGCCGGTACGGCTGGTGATCCATTCATCGTTGGTATCGACCATGGTTTCCAGTTCCTGGTTGGTAAGCACATACTCAGGGGCGTAGCCGTGCACCGCGGTTATAGCGGCATGAATTTTACTCATTTATAAATCTGTTTTACTGAAAAGCTTGTTTTACTTTATCAACCAAACCTGTTTCGACCATGTTTTTTGATAGCAGCACCATGTTTTTGATAGCTTCCGGACTTGATATGCCGTGGCCTACCACAACAGGGGCGTTCACGCCCAAAATGGGGCTGCCGCCATACTGCTCGTAATTAAAGCGGTCGAAAAATTCGTCTTTAAGGCCCTTTTTAATAGTGATGACATAAAAAGATTCGGCCATTTTAAGGATCACGTTACCTGTAAAGCCATCGCAAACGTAAACGTCGGCACTGTCGTTAAACAGGTCGCGGCCTTCCACATTGCCAACAAAGTTAAACAAGGTGGTTTCTTTCATTAAAGGGTAGGTAGCCTGGCAAAGGAGATTGCCTTTTTCTTCTTCCTCGCCAATGTTCATTAGCGATACGCGGGGATTTTCGATACCATATACCGATTGGGCAAACAAGCTACCCAAAACGCCAAACTGCACCAGCACTTCGGGCTTGCAATCGGCATTGGCGCCTACATCCAACAAAATACCCAAACCGCCTTTCAGTTTGGGTACAATGGTTGTCATGGCGGGGCGTTGTACGCCCGGTATGGTTTTTACGCTGAACATGGAGCCCACCAGCATAGCGCCTGTGTTTCCGGCCGATGAGAACGCGTCGATCTTACCCTCCTTTAAAAGGTTAAAACCTACACTGATGCTCGAATCGGGCTTTTGAACAATGGCCTTGGTGGGATGCTCGCCCATGCCAATCACTTCGGTTGTGTTTACAAACTCGAAGTTATCGGCGCTAAAATTATTTTCCTGTAAAATTTCAAGGGCAACTGCCTGATCTCCAATCAGTACAAGCTTTTGCCCTTCAGCTAATGATTTACAAGCTGCTATCGCCCCTAAAACAGTTGCTTTGGGAGCGTAATCGCCGCCCATAATATCTAAGCCAATCTTCATTTACAGAAAATTAAACTTAGGCTACGGCTGCTTTCTCAATAAGTACTTTACCGTTGTAGTATACGTTACCATCAACAGTGTAAGCGCGGTGCGGTAAGTGGATCGCGCCTGTAGTTTGGCAAGTAGTTAAAGTAGGAGCCTCAGCTTTGTAGTGTGTACGGCGCTTCGCGGTTCTTGATTTGGAAAATTTCCGTTTTGGATGTGGCATAATTTCTTATTATTATGTTATTTAATGTTTTTGAGCGCATCCCATCTCGGGTCATTCAGCTGCTCTGTTTGTTCGTCACTTGCCGATAGTTCTGTTAACCTATTCAGCATATCCTTATCACAATATGGGGTTGCCCCCGGTTTGCCGCAGGTAGCTATAAAAGGCACCGCGACATTTATGTATTCGTACATCAGCCCGGCAACGTTGATCTCGTGATCGTTTTTACCAAGGGCAATTACTTCCTCATCTTCATCCACCGGCTCGTCGCTAAATTTAGCGATCTGCTGCTCGTGTATATCCACCTGCTGCGGATAACCGGCCAGGCATTTATCGCAGGTTAACTGAATATCTCCCTTAATGCTGAAGTTCAGGATCAGCATAGTTTCCTGCTTTTCCAGATCCACCTTGCATTGCAGGTTGGCCTTTTTTACCAGCGAGTATTCAAAATCGTCGAAGAACGCGTCGGTGATCACATAGTCAAACTCGTGCTTACCCAGTTTTAAACCGGTAAAGGGGATGGCGTATGTTCTCAGTGATTTCAATGAGCAATATTTAGCCCGCAAATGTAGGAAAAATAAATATATCTGGAAAGTGATTTTTAAATGAAAATGTTAATAAGGCTTTTGGGTGTGGAAAACGTGGGGCTGCAGGCGAGGATTGGTGGTGATTTAACCACAAAGGGCACAAAGGGAGGAACACAGAGAGCACAGAGGCTTTCAAACTCCCTCCCTGGGGAGGGGCGCGGTCGGATGTGTGATGGCAGGGGGGGGTATCACGATTTAAAATCTCCATGGTTTAGATGTTGAGATTAATATTATCTATTTTGCATCATCAACAAAAGAATATGATTAACATCGATGAGATCATCAACTATCTGAGAGAAAATCATACCGAAATAAGTATTGAGCTTAAACCCGGTGCCAGCGCTGAATTGATTATGCAAGTAGAAGAAATTTATAAGCTTAAACTTCCTGATGATGTACGCAAGTTTTATGAATTTACGAATGGCTTTGAATTACTTGATGACCACATTTTCAATATTATATCGCTTGAGGATATCATTGATAATAAAACACAGTATAATGACGCTTACATTAACATTGCTGAATATTTGATATACAGTGATGTTTGGTCTTTGATAATTGACCCCGCTGACCATAATAATTATCAGATTACTAATAGCGATCACACAAACAACAAAGAAATTACGCTTACCAAATCATTAGCAGACTTCCTGCATCATTTTATTATTGGCGGCCTGTTTGAAAAAGAAGGTTTGTACCATTGGTACAACGAATTGCTTGTAGAGAAACTGACCAGCTCACCCGGAAATTTAGCGGGCACTTTTTATTTTGAGGAGTTATTTCGGATTACAGGAAGAGGGCCAGTAATGAGCGGGCAGATTACATCAGGCAAATTATCGGCCAGCAATTTGTTTTGGTTTGAAAACGATGATTATAAAACGATAATTGATATTGAAAGTATTGAACTTGGCCGTAATGCTAAAGGCGGATTTGTGGGTTTAATGCTGAGCAAATATATCCACCATAGTACAGAAAAGAAGATCAAAAAATTAAGAGGCAGCACTATAAACATCTACAGGTTCAATTAAAGTCGCCTGTCATGCCGAACTTGTTTCGGGAACCCACACGCAAAGTCGACTTATATGATGAGATGCCGAAACAAGTTTGGCATGACGTTCTGGATTTACTTCTTCACCTTCAGCGGCGAAGCCACCCGCTGCGTATTCTCCTTCACAAATGATTCCCAGCCCGAGTAGCTGATCTTATTCCCCCTGCCGGTAGTAATGCGCTGAAAACTGTGGCAAACGGCTACGGCCAGTCCATCGGTAGCATCTAAAAACTCAGGGGTTTCTTTAAATTTTAGCAGGGTTTGCAGCATGGCGGCTAC comes from Mucilaginibacter mali and encodes:
- a CDS encoding SMI1/KNR4 family protein: MINIDEIINYLRENHTEISIELKPGASAELIMQVEEIYKLKLPDDVRKFYEFTNGFELLDDHIFNIISLEDIIDNKTQYNDAYINIAEYLIYSDVWSLIIDPADHNNYQITNSDHTNNKEITLTKSLADFLHHFIIGGLFEKEGLYHWYNELLVEKLTSSPGNLAGTFYFEELFRITGRGPVMSGQITSGKLSASNLFWFENDDYKTIIDIESIELGRNAKGGFVGLMLSKYIHHSTEKKIKKLRGSTINIYRFN